A single region of the Nicotiana sylvestris chromosome 6, ASM39365v2, whole genome shotgun sequence genome encodes:
- the LOC104233335 gene encoding auxin-responsive protein SAUR76-like, giving the protein MTKGGKLTKIKSVLKKMQSFKLSRVNSNNTISMVTTNHSSYDNDSYNSYENKNLHPVYVGKSRREYLVSSDVVDHPLFRELVERTGDSDDYITVGCEVVLFEHLLWMLQNADPQPESLNELVEFYSC; this is encoded by the coding sequence atgACCAAAGGAGGCAAGCTTACAAAAATCAAGTCAGTCTTGAAAAAAATGCAATCTTTCAAACTTAGCCGTGTCAACAGCAACAACACCATTTCCATGGTAACCACAAATCATTCTTCTTACGACAATGATTCATATAATTCCTATGAAAACAAAAATTTACACCCTGTCTACGTTGGTAAATCGCGTCGCGAATACCTCGTTAGCTCCGATGTTGTTGATCATCCTCTCTTTAGAGAACTTGTTGAAAGGACTGGTGATTCAGATGATTATATTACTGTTGGTTGTGAAGTTGTTCTCTTTGAACATTTGCTATGGATGCTTCAAAATGCTGATCCTCAACCTGAGTCGTTGAACGAGTTGGTCGAGTTTTATTCTTGCTAA